The Chryseobacterium nakagawai genome has a segment encoding these proteins:
- a CDS encoding TPM domain-containing protein translates to MKLHSLKIVFSFLLICFYTFVSAQYTVPEKPAVLYPVFDEAGLLSQQEKDELNNKLIKFADSTSTEIEVVIIKSTKGEDVNFLATMFGQQWKIGKKGVDNGVVFLIATEDRTMSIQQGRAVEQYLTASVAGQILDYIVTPNFKKGLWYEGINRGTSAIMDAVQGKFKPVPTTAPSGDGSALKVLIIAFVIFIIIAILFGNRGGGGGGRGNSDDDDDVIISRRGRRNYPGGFFPFPGGFGGGGFGGGSSGGGGGFGGFGGGGSFGGGGASGGW, encoded by the coding sequence ATGAAATTACATTCTCTTAAAATAGTATTTTCATTTTTACTGATTTGCTTTTACACTTTTGTATCAGCACAATATACTGTTCCTGAAAAACCAGCAGTTTTATATCCTGTTTTTGATGAAGCAGGCCTTCTCTCTCAACAGGAAAAAGACGAGCTCAATAATAAGCTCATCAAATTTGCTGATTCCACTTCCACAGAAATTGAGGTTGTTATCATTAAGTCTACCAAAGGTGAAGATGTCAACTTTCTGGCTACAATGTTTGGCCAGCAATGGAAGATCGGGAAAAAAGGAGTAGACAACGGTGTTGTTTTTCTTATTGCTACTGAAGACAGAACCATGTCTATCCAGCAGGGGCGTGCTGTAGAACAATATCTCACTGCGTCTGTTGCAGGACAGATTCTGGATTATATTGTGACGCCCAACTTCAAAAAAGGGCTTTGGTATGAAGGGATCAACCGTGGTACCTCAGCCATTATGGATGCGGTTCAGGGGAAATTCAAACCTGTCCCTACTACAGCACCGTCAGGGGATGGCAGTGCTCTTAAAGTTCTTATCATTGCCTTTGTTATTTTTATCATCATTGCTATTCTCTTCGGTAATCGTGGCGGTGGTGGCGGTGGTCGTGGTAATTCTGACGATGATGATGATGTTATCATTAGCCGAAGAGGACGTAGAAACTATCCTGGTGGATTCTTTCCGTTCCCAGGTGGTTTTGGAGGTGGCGGCTTCGGTGGCGGAAGTTCCGGAGGAGGCGGTGGCTTTGGAGGCTTCGGCGGTGGCGGAAGTTTCGGAGGCGGTGGTGCTTCGGGAGGATGGTAA
- a CDS encoding trimeric intracellular cation channel family protein, translated as MHEQFNFAIEVLGTIAFSMSGSFAAMQKRLDPFGVLIIAFVTSVGGGTVRDLLLDIPVFWMHDLLMCALIIITSVISMVFKSLEKNFKVTLFIFDSFGLGLFTIIGIQKGLNVGIHPLICIGLGTITGCFGGIIRDILLNRIPLIFRKEIYATACIVGGAAFLLMTKYTPLSYTFIQIFTILLIVGIRTLAVKYHWQMPKFYGYDQTSEM; from the coding sequence ATGCACGAACAGTTCAATTTTGCCATAGAAGTACTGGGAACCATTGCGTTTTCCATGTCAGGAAGTTTTGCCGCGATGCAGAAACGACTTGATCCTTTTGGCGTTCTTATTATTGCCTTTGTTACTTCTGTAGGGGGAGGAACTGTAAGAGATCTCCTGCTGGATATTCCCGTATTCTGGATGCATGATCTTCTGATGTGTGCCCTGATTATCATCACCAGCGTTATTTCCATGGTATTCAAATCCCTTGAAAAAAACTTTAAGGTCACTTTATTTATCTTCGATAGCTTTGGATTAGGATTATTTACCATTATTGGGATTCAGAAAGGACTCAATGTTGGGATCCACCCTCTAATCTGTATCGGATTGGGAACTATTACCGGCTGCTTCGGAGGGATTATCCGGGATATATTATTGAACAGAATTCCGTTAATCTTCAGAAAAGAAATCTATGCTACAGCATGTATTGTAGGCGGAGCTGCATTTTTATTAATGACGAAGTATACTCCACTTTCCTACACTTTTATACAGATCTTCACCATTTTATTGATTGTAGGGATCAGAACACTTGCCGTGAAATATCATTGGCAGATGCCTAAATTTTATGGCTACGATCAGACTTCGGAAATGTAA
- a CDS encoding D-alanine--D-alanine ligase: protein MNKKSVAVVMGGYSDEYVVSLKSGQLIYDSLDRNLYDVYKVVVLKDEWYFLGENDKKFPINRGDFSVTLDNGETLKFDACFNIIHGTPGENGILQAYWDAIGQKYTGCDFYQSALTFNKKDTLAVLSKYGIPSAKSIYLRKGENIDVDKIVEELNLPLFVKPNQSGSSLGISKVKEKSELIAATEIAFKEDDEILIESFLNGMEVSVGVIDFKGETIVLGITEIVPTNEFFDYEAKYEGASEEITPARIDAETTKRVEEISKRAYDSLGMSGFSRSEFILMDGIPYMLEMNTNPGFSPASILPQQAKHYGISIMDLCGNEVEKALNKRK from the coding sequence ATGAATAAAAAAAGTGTTGCCGTAGTAATGGGAGGCTATTCTGATGAATATGTTGTATCCTTAAAAAGCGGACAATTGATCTACGATTCCTTAGACAGAAATTTGTATGATGTATATAAAGTAGTCGTCCTTAAAGATGAATGGTATTTTTTAGGAGAAAATGATAAAAAATTTCCAATCAACAGAGGCGATTTTTCTGTCACCTTAGATAATGGAGAAACATTAAAATTTGATGCTTGTTTCAATATCATCCACGGAACACCGGGTGAAAATGGTATTCTCCAGGCTTATTGGGATGCCATAGGTCAAAAGTACACAGGTTGTGATTTCTACCAGAGTGCCCTTACCTTCAACAAAAAAGATACGCTCGCCGTATTGTCAAAATATGGAATTCCATCAGCTAAAAGCATTTATCTGAGAAAAGGAGAAAACATCGATGTAGATAAAATTGTAGAAGAATTAAATCTTCCCCTTTTTGTAAAGCCCAATCAATCCGGATCTTCACTGGGAATTTCTAAAGTAAAGGAAAAATCTGAACTCATCGCAGCTACAGAAATTGCTTTCAAAGAAGATGACGAAATCCTGATCGAAAGTTTCTTAAACGGAATGGAAGTTTCTGTAGGAGTCATCGATTTTAAAGGAGAAACTATCGTTTTAGGAATTACAGAGATTGTTCCAACTAATGAGTTTTTCGACTATGAAGCTAAATATGAAGGAGCATCTGAAGAGATTACTCCAGCGAGAATTGATGCAGAAACGACAAAAAGAGTAGAAGAAATTTCCAAAAGAGCCTACGATTCTCTTGGAATGAGTGGATTCTCAAGAAGTGAATTTATTTTAATGGATGGGATACCTTATATGCTTGAAATGAACACCAACCCAGGATTCTCTCCGGCAAGTATTCTTCCTCAACAGGCCAAGCATTATGGAATTTCCATTATGGATCTTTGTGGAAATGAAGTTGAAAAAGCTTTAAATAAAAGAAAATAG
- a CDS encoding RluA family pseudouridine synthase yields the protein MSEDNEDFLDEELLDSNSIDNIDIDEENKGLYEHLNITVDPGQESLRIDKFLLIHRQNSSRNKISQTCRAGNVIVNGAAVKQNYRVKPGDQISILLTRPPRENVIIPQDIPINIVYEDDDLVVVDKEPGMVVHPGHGNWDGTLVNALAFHFEKNGSKSDLDRVGLVHRIDKDTSGLLVVAKNEYALSFLAKQFFNRTTKRLYWAFVWGNPQEEEGTIRGHIGRHPKNRMQMSVYEDGSHGKHAVTHYKVLERFKYMTWVECKLETGRTHQIRAHFKHIGHTLFNDERYEGHTPLRGVNLPKYKQFIKNVFEILPRHALHAHTLGFIHPTTKKELYFESPMPKDMEDAVKKWRIYLEN from the coding sequence ATGTCAGAAGATAACGAAGATTTTTTAGACGAAGAATTATTAGATTCCAATAGTATTGATAATATCGATATTGATGAAGAAAATAAAGGTTTATATGAGCATCTTAATATCACTGTTGATCCAGGACAGGAATCATTAAGAATTGATAAATTTCTTCTAATACACCGCCAGAATTCTTCAAGAAATAAAATTTCTCAGACCTGCAGGGCTGGAAACGTTATAGTAAATGGTGCTGCAGTGAAGCAGAATTACCGGGTAAAACCTGGTGATCAGATCTCAATACTGCTAACCCGTCCGCCAAGAGAAAATGTGATTATCCCACAGGATATTCCTATTAATATAGTGTATGAAGATGATGATCTGGTAGTAGTAGATAAAGAGCCTGGTATGGTAGTACATCCGGGACATGGAAATTGGGACGGAACATTAGTTAATGCTCTGGCATTTCATTTTGAAAAAAATGGCTCAAAATCTGATCTTGACAGGGTAGGGCTTGTTCATAGAATTGATAAGGACACTTCCGGACTTCTTGTAGTGGCTAAAAATGAATATGCATTAAGCTTTCTGGCTAAGCAGTTCTTCAACAGGACTACTAAAAGGTTGTATTGGGCTTTTGTATGGGGAAATCCTCAGGAAGAAGAGGGAACCATCAGAGGACATATCGGAAGGCATCCTAAAAATAGAATGCAGATGTCTGTATACGAAGATGGCAGCCATGGAAAACATGCTGTTACCCATTATAAAGTCTTAGAGAGATTTAAGTATATGACATGGGTAGAATGCAAGCTTGAAACAGGAAGAACCCATCAGATCAGGGCGCATTTCAAACATATTGGGCATACATTGTTCAATGATGAGCGCTATGAAGGGCATACGCCTTTAAGAGGAGTGAATCTTCCAAAATATAAACAATTTATTAAAAATGTTTTCGAAATTCTTCCAAGACATGCTTTGCATGCACATACCCTAGGATTTATACACCCGACAACAAAAAAGGAATTATATTTTGAAAGCCCAATGCCCAAAGATATGGAGGATGCTGTAAAAAAATGGAGAATTTATTTAGAAAACTAA
- a CDS encoding TPM domain-containing protein, translating to MGNFLTNQQIASLVEAIQSAEDHSTGEIRVHIDSNTENRDAKTAFEVFKELCMDKTTDRNAVLFHVNFEKKYLTIIGDVGIHAKVNQSYWDHLHDYITNEFAKGNYYKALKSAILETGIELKKYFPVEGENPNQLPNEITFS from the coding sequence ATGGGTAATTTCCTTACAAATCAACAAATCGCTTCCCTTGTGGAAGCGATTCAGTCAGCAGAAGACCATTCTACAGGCGAGATTAGGGTACATATTGACTCTAATACGGAGAACCGTGATGCTAAAACAGCATTTGAAGTTTTCAAAGAACTGTGTATGGATAAAACTACCGATAGGAATGCTGTGCTTTTTCATGTTAATTTTGAAAAAAAATACCTCACCATTATCGGAGATGTAGGCATTCATGCTAAAGTAAATCAATCGTATTGGGATCATCTGCACGATTATATCACTAACGAATTTGCCAAAGGAAACTATTATAAGGCTTTGAAAAGCGCTATCCTGGAAACAGGTATCGAACTTAAAAAATATTTTCCTGTAGAAGGAGAAAATCCAAACCAACTTCCAAATGAAATTACATTCTCTTAA
- a CDS encoding NAD(P)H-dependent oxidoreductase, whose translation MKKTLVVFAHPYLEHSNSNVELINFYVRHQHYTLRDLYEEYPDFHIAAFRERKRLANYDRFVFQFPLIWFGMPPLLRLWIDEVFDRNWLQPGKENPLENKEVYILVTTGGKERSFSKTGTYQYTIDELISGLIVSLKVFKADIKHIKIVYEANKLSKKEIILHKKEFTELLNQ comes from the coding sequence ATGAAGAAGACGCTGGTAGTATTTGCACACCCTTATCTGGAGCACTCCAATTCGAATGTAGAGCTCATCAATTTCTACGTTCGGCACCAGCATTATACCTTACGTGATCTTTATGAAGAATATCCTGATTTTCATATTGCTGCATTCCGGGAAAGAAAACGTTTAGCTAATTATGACCGCTTTGTTTTTCAATTTCCATTGATCTGGTTCGGAATGCCTCCTCTATTAAGACTATGGATTGATGAAGTTTTTGACCGTAACTGGCTGCAACCCGGAAAAGAAAATCCTCTTGAAAATAAGGAGGTTTATATACTGGTAACTACTGGCGGAAAGGAAAGATCATTCAGTAAAACCGGAACTTATCAATATACCATTGATGAACTTATCAGTGGGTTGATTGTATCTTTAAAGGTTTTCAAGGCTGATATCAAACATATCAAGATTGTTTACGAAGCCAATAAATTGTCTAAAAAAGAAATTATTCTACATAAAAAAGAGTTTACAGAACTGCTCAATCAATAA
- a CDS encoding LemA family protein — protein MKNKGCLGAGTIGIALLIIVAVLFFWGKSGYNSFVNKEQTVNAKWSNVETVYQKRANLIPNLERTVKSYSKFEQETLTQVVEARSKATSINIDPTNMTEADLAKFQAAQGELSGALSRLMAVVESYPNLKADQQYINFQREYTAIENSIRTETVYYNDAAKDYNTSIKTFPNNILANFTNFKEKPYFKADAGAQKAPEVFK, from the coding sequence ATGAAAAATAAAGGATGTCTGGGCGCCGGAACCATTGGTATCGCCCTCCTTATTATTGTTGCCGTCCTATTCTTCTGGGGAAAAAGCGGATATAACAGCTTTGTCAACAAAGAACAAACCGTTAACGCAAAATGGTCCAACGTAGAAACTGTGTATCAGAAAAGAGCGAATCTTATTCCTAACCTGGAAAGAACTGTAAAATCGTATTCAAAATTTGAGCAGGAAACTTTAACACAAGTTGTGGAAGCACGTTCTAAAGCAACTTCTATCAACATTGACCCTACCAATATGACGGAAGCAGATCTTGCTAAATTCCAGGCTGCACAGGGAGAATTATCCGGTGCATTAAGCAGATTAATGGCTGTAGTAGAATCTTATCCTAACTTAAAAGCAGATCAGCAGTATATCAACTTCCAGAGAGAGTATACCGCAATTGAAAACAGTATCAGAACAGAAACTGTTTATTATAACGATGCTGCTAAGGATTACAACACCTCAATCAAGACTTTCCCTAATAATATTTTGGCGAATTTCACCAACTTTAAAGAAAAACCTTATTTCAAAGCTGATGCAGGAGCTCAGAAAGCCCCTGAAGTATTTAAATAA
- the hemW gene encoding radical SAM family heme chaperone HemW translates to MIYIHIPFCKQKCSYCNFHFSTSLNFKDEMLRAMKTEIQLRKHELQSKSLKSLYFGGGTPSILSVDEINSLIDEVLHGFSFEKDIEITLEANPDDLDKNFLKQLAGTPVNRLSIGTQSFFEEDLKLMNRAHTASEAEGSIKRAQDFGFENLSIDLIYGSPTSNLEIWKENLHKTIALEVPHISSYALTVEPKTALDNWILKGKVKSPKEEEQNREFYYLSDFLKDHGFEHYEVSNFAKPGFYSRHNSAYWKYQEYLGIGPSAHSYNGFDVRSWNIANNQQYIKKLGAKLLAKEEEILSKEDQFNEMIMIGLRTIWGVDLQSLKEKFDDRFMEHFQNEIKHKMEDGILIIENDHLKIPEKHWFMADGIASDLFMV, encoded by the coding sequence ATGATATATATTCACATTCCGTTCTGTAAGCAAAAGTGTAGTTATTGCAATTTCCATTTTTCAACATCTCTTAATTTTAAGGATGAAATGCTTCGTGCGATGAAAACGGAAATACAGCTTAGAAAGCATGAGCTGCAGAGTAAAAGTTTAAAATCGCTTTATTTTGGAGGCGGAACTCCTTCTATTCTTTCAGTGGATGAAATTAATTCCTTAATTGATGAGGTTTTACACGGTTTTAGTTTCGAAAAAGATATTGAAATCACATTGGAAGCCAACCCGGATGATTTGGATAAAAACTTCTTAAAACAACTGGCAGGAACACCTGTTAACCGATTGTCAATTGGAACCCAAAGTTTCTTTGAAGAAGATCTTAAACTCATGAACCGTGCCCATACCGCTTCAGAAGCAGAAGGATCTATAAAACGTGCTCAGGATTTTGGATTTGAAAACCTAAGTATAGATCTCATCTATGGTTCGCCTACTTCCAATCTGGAGATCTGGAAAGAAAATTTGCATAAAACTATTGCTCTGGAAGTTCCTCATATCTCCTCTTATGCTTTAACAGTTGAACCTAAAACGGCTCTTGACAACTGGATATTAAAAGGGAAAGTTAAAAGTCCGAAAGAAGAAGAGCAGAACCGTGAGTTCTATTATTTATCTGATTTTTTAAAGGATCATGGTTTTGAGCATTATGAAGTTTCTAATTTTGCAAAGCCTGGCTTCTACTCCAGACATAATTCAGCCTATTGGAAATATCAGGAATATTTAGGAATTGGCCCTTCTGCACATTCTTACAACGGATTTGATGTGAGAAGTTGGAATATTGCTAATAATCAACAATACATTAAAAAACTCGGTGCAAAGCTTTTAGCCAAGGAAGAAGAAATTCTTTCCAAAGAAGATCAGTTTAATGAAATGATTATGATTGGTTTAAGAACCATTTGGGGGGTAGATCTACAAAGCTTAAAAGAAAAGTTTGATGACCGGTTCATGGAGCATTTTCAAAATGAGATCAAACATAAAATGGAAGATGGTATTTTAATTATAGAAAATGATCATCTGAAAATTCCGGAGAAGCATTGGTTTATGGCAGATGGAATTGCCTCGGATTTGTTTATGGTTTAA
- a CDS encoding dihydrofolate reductase produces MTTIVVAMGEKNEIGFENQLLWHLPTDLKHFKDLTSGHPIIMGRKTYESIGKPLPNRTNIVVSRKKDWFEEGILIVGSIKEAMKFAKKIDEEVFVIGGGNIYEQTMDMVDKLEVTLVKADLEADTFFPKIDGKIWKKTNEVFHEKDEKNGYDFCFQTFERIKKEA; encoded by the coding sequence ATGACAACAATAGTGGTGGCAATGGGAGAGAAGAACGAGATTGGTTTTGAAAACCAGTTGCTTTGGCATCTTCCGACAGATTTAAAACATTTTAAGGACCTTACTTCCGGGCATCCGATTATCATGGGAAGAAAAACTTACGAGAGTATTGGAAAACCACTTCCTAATCGTACCAATATTGTTGTTTCGAGAAAAAAAGATTGGTTTGAGGAAGGGATTCTTATTGTAGGAAGCATTAAAGAAGCTATGAAGTTTGCTAAAAAGATTGATGAAGAGGTTTTTGTTATTGGAGGCGGAAATATTTATGAGCAAACAATGGATATGGTAGATAAACTTGAGGTTACTTTGGTAAAAGCAGACCTTGAAGCGGATACATTCTTCCCGAAAATTGATGGAAAGATCTGGAAAAAAACAAATGAAGTTTTCCATGAAAAAGATGAAAAGAATGGCTATGATTTCTGTTTCCAGACGTTTGAAAGAATTAAGAAAGAAGCTTAG
- a CDS encoding PASTA domain-containing protein, translated as MLKSLFNWKVLVNLVVAIGVFVGLVWLTFRWLEYHTNHGQEIPVPNVVNKSVHDAVKILDDTGLEYEVDSANYDPKYRPFQVLQIYPAPGSRVKDGRTVRLKVNPRTWAQIAVPDVINKYSGLAFQRLDQVGLKIGDTIYEPSIQKDALLRILYKGNAVNPGARLPRFSVIDVVVGSGPMRNISIPNVVGLSVKEARAVITKSMFEIGLIEHEDGGKDESDIIYYQDPASGDVRDQGMQIDLWASKKTPAELRAKVEQLNSIYRMKVDTSLPPVRYEEVHHEPSYEAPVVPTPAPKRETPKVEAPKTETPKAQSTTPKPASTTTEKPKASTSTPATGNTAKPAASTSTQQPAQKPKAKKVVVE; from the coding sequence ATGCTTAAATCACTTTTCAATTGGAAAGTTTTAGTCAATTTAGTAGTGGCAATCGGTGTTTTCGTAGGTCTTGTATGGCTTACGTTCCGTTGGTTAGAGTACCACACTAATCATGGTCAGGAAATTCCTGTTCCTAATGTTGTTAATAAATCTGTACATGATGCTGTTAAAATATTAGATGATACAGGGTTGGAATATGAAGTAGACAGTGCCAATTATGACCCTAAATACAGACCATTTCAGGTTTTACAGATCTATCCAGCTCCGGGTTCCCGTGTAAAGGATGGAAGAACAGTACGTCTTAAAGTAAATCCTAGAACCTGGGCTCAGATTGCTGTTCCGGATGTTATCAATAAATATTCAGGACTTGCATTCCAGAGATTGGATCAGGTTGGACTGAAAATTGGCGATACTATTTACGAACCGAGTATTCAGAAAGATGCTCTTTTAAGGATTTTATATAAAGGAAACGCTGTAAATCCAGGTGCCCGTCTTCCTAGATTCTCCGTCATTGATGTTGTGGTAGGATCAGGACCAATGAGAAATATTTCAATTCCTAATGTAGTAGGGCTTTCCGTAAAAGAAGCAAGAGCAGTCATTACGAAGAGCATGTTTGAAATAGGATTGATAGAACATGAAGATGGTGGCAAGGATGAATCTGATATTATCTATTATCAAGATCCTGCTTCCGGTGATGTGCGTGACCAGGGAATGCAGATTGACCTTTGGGCAAGTAAGAAAACCCCGGCAGAACTGAGAGCAAAAGTGGAACAACTGAATTCTATTTACCGTATGAAAGTAGATACCTCTCTGCCACCAGTACGATATGAAGAAGTTCACCATGAGCCAAGCTATGAAGCTCCGGTAGTACCAACACCAGCGCCTAAGAGAGAAACCCCAAAAGTGGAAGCTCCGAAAACAGAGACTCCAAAAGCTCAGTCTACAACTCCAAAACCGGCAAGTACAACGACAGAGAAACCTAAGGCTTCTACAAGTACTCCTGCTACAGGAAATACTGCAAAACCAGCAGCTTCAACTTCTACACAACAGCCTGCTCAAAAGCCAAAGGCTAAGAAAGTAGTCGTAGAATAA
- a CDS encoding PorP/SprF family type IX secretion system membrane protein yields MRKLYAIVCLALLSNAYKAQESLPYYQQYLLDGDFLFNPAQYGKTDYVQLNAIYQKQFSKFSESPNVQSVGINANIFDRVGAGLTIFRDSNGAESAGGITAGASYFIPLSSEGDRKDQFSFGTSVSLYNRNFDYTKINVEEQGDPLVKGDQQNIFMAYANFGLAATYRNLFGGVSVNDIALGNDKPIVNGWEPSPIKFFLNLGYNWHIADNIMLTPAAMINLNTNSTRVMDYNLMATFNNEVNAFSVGVSYRAAQNRFDSQQLEIAPIVKVRLNKIMIGATYNLGLSDIQTYGGNSFMIGLGYNFDNFINVRGYRY; encoded by the coding sequence ATGAGAAAACTATATGCTATCGTATGTTTAGCTCTTTTGTCAAATGCATACAAAGCACAAGAATCACTACCATATTATCAACAGTATCTTTTGGATGGTGATTTCCTGTTCAACCCAGCTCAGTACGGTAAAACAGACTACGTACAGCTCAATGCCATTTATCAAAAGCAATTTTCAAAATTCAGCGAATCCCCAAATGTACAATCGGTGGGAATTAATGCAAACATTTTCGATAGAGTAGGTGCTGGTCTTACCATATTCAGAGACAGTAACGGAGCTGAATCTGCGGGTGGTATTACGGCGGGTGCTTCATATTTTATTCCTCTAAGTAGTGAAGGAGACAGAAAAGATCAGTTCTCATTTGGTACAAGTGTAAGTTTGTACAACAGAAATTTTGATTATACTAAAATCAACGTTGAAGAGCAGGGAGATCCTTTAGTAAAAGGAGATCAGCAGAATATTTTCATGGCTTATGCTAACTTCGGTTTGGCTGCTACTTATAGAAACCTTTTTGGAGGTGTTTCCGTAAATGATATTGCATTAGGTAATGATAAACCTATTGTTAACGGATGGGAACCTTCTCCAATTAAGTTTTTCTTAAACTTAGGGTATAACTGGCATATTGCAGATAACATCATGTTAACGCCTGCTGCCATGATTAATCTTAACACGAACTCAACAAGAGTAATGGATTATAACCTAATGGCTACCTTCAATAATGAAGTGAATGCATTCTCTGTAGGGGTAAGTTATAGAGCTGCTCAGAACAGATTTGACAGCCAGCAATTAGAAATTGCTCCGATTGTTAAAGTAAGATTGAACAAAATCATGATTGGAGCTACTTATAACCTAGGTTTGTCTGATATTCAAACGTATGGAGGAAACAGCTTCATGATTGGACTTGGGTATAACTTCGATAACTTTATTAATGTTCGAGGATATAGATATTAA
- a CDS encoding tetratricopeptide repeat protein has translation MNKNIKIAIAALLILLGLYMMIFTRNLGWGIVIFLLAAFPILLYFKNEYILLAFWQLRKQNMEKAAEWLTKITDYKGQLHKTQYGYFHYLLGLTQAQDHPTKVEPLMKKALEYGLNMKHDRAMATLNLAASAISKGRKQEGQKLLEEAKRLDSAGMMTDQIKMMKDQLKMPTMQKHMHNPNMRQRGKF, from the coding sequence ATGAATAAGAACATAAAAATTGCAATAGCAGCACTTCTTATCCTTCTGGGACTTTATATGATGATTTTCACAAGAAATCTTGGTTGGGGGATTGTTATCTTTCTTTTGGCTGCATTTCCCATTTTACTCTACTTTAAAAATGAGTACATCCTTTTGGCATTCTGGCAATTGAGAAAACAAAATATGGAGAAAGCTGCAGAATGGCTAACAAAAATTACCGACTATAAAGGACAGCTTCATAAAACTCAATACGGATATTTCCACTATTTATTAGGTTTAACCCAAGCTCAGGACCACCCGACAAAAGTGGAGCCTTTAATGAAAAAAGCTTTGGAGTACGGTTTGAATATGAAACATGACAGAGCAATGGCTACTTTAAACCTTGCAGCATCTGCAATTTCTAAAGGAAGAAAGCAGGAAGGGCAAAAGCTATTGGAAGAAGCTAAAAGACTAGATAGCGCAGGAATGATGACCGATCAGATCAAAATGATGAAAGATCAGTTGAAAATGCCAACGATGCAGAAACACATGCATAATCCTAATATGAGACAGAGAGGTAAGTTCTAA
- the coaD gene encoding pantetheine-phosphate adenylyltransferase, which yields MKIAVFPGSFDPITLGHYDIIERAAPLFDKLIIAIGQNSQKKYMFPLEKRKEFIQNSVAEFPNVEVDSFEGLTVDYCFEKNAQYIIRGLRNPADFEFEKAIAHTNRTLAHKKLETVFLLTSSGKSFISSSIVREIITHGGEYELMVPDSVRVER from the coding sequence ATGAAAATTGCTGTTTTCCCTGGGTCTTTCGACCCTATCACTTTAGGACATTACGATATTATAGAAAGAGCGGCACCGCTATTTGATAAATTAATTATTGCCATTGGGCAGAATTCCCAGAAGAAATATATGTTTCCTCTTGAGAAAAGAAAGGAATTCATTCAAAACTCTGTAGCAGAATTCCCCAATGTAGAAGTAGATTCATTTGAAGGCTTAACAGTAGACTACTGTTTTGAAAAGAATGCTCAATACATTATCAGAGGACTTAGAAATCCTGCCGATTTTGAATTCGAAAAAGCAATAGCCCACACCAACAGAACATTAGCTCATAAAAAACTAGAAACCGTATTCTTATTAACCTCTTCCGGAAAATCATTCATCAGCAGCAGCATCGTAAGGGAAATTATTACCCACGGAGGTGAATACGAACTGATGGTACCCGATTCCGTTAGGGTTGAAAGATAA